GTCGAGGCAGGGTGCCGAGTTCTTGAATGCGCTCGGTTCGTCCGCTCCTGCGACGGCTAGCACGTCAGGCACGTCCCCGTCGGTACCCTCTGCCGGCTCCGCCGGAGCGCCCGCGGGCCCGTCTCAAGCGGGCACGTCCGCGACGAGCGGCATCGCCACAACGTCGAACACGCCGGCAAATAGCACGAATGGCAACCCGCTCGTGCCCCAATCGTTGTCGGACCTACCGCCCAACGATTTGAGCGACTACTTTTCCACTTCCACGAAGGCCATTTGGCCGTCGAGTCGCGTCGGCAAACCCGATTTCCAATCGGCAAATACGTTAACGATCGGTGGCGGTCGCGTTTTCCGCCCACCGGTTACGGGCGAACTCTATCTGAATATCGACCCCACGGCCGGCGCCGACGTGGTGGCCGACGTGCGCAACATGACGGCCGTTCCCTCGGGCTCGATGAGTCATGTCGTCGGCGAGGACGTTCCCTGGCAGATCTTTGCGCGTCCCGAGGGCCCGGTTCAGTCCGGCTGGCTCCCGCCAGGTATCACCGAGACCGCCCGCGTACTGAAGCCAGGCGGTACCGTACAGATCTTGACCGGAGGCGACGGTTGGCTTAGCGCCGACCAATTCCGCGCCGATTTTAAAGCAGCGGGGTTCACCAACGTCCAGGTCAAGTTCATTTCTCCAATCGGAATGGAGCCGCCGGCCGATGCTGGTTTCGGCGACCTAGACAGCGGCGGTGTCGAAATCACGGCGACGAAGCCCGCAGTCGGCCCATCGGCTTCCGACGGCTGATCTTCTCGCCGCCGTACAGCTAACCGAAGTAACAACCGATACTACCGAGCGGGCCGTAATCGACATGAAACGTATCACCCTTACGCGCAGCGCACGGTCGCGTGAACGATCCGCCTAGAATGATCTGCCCCGGCTCCAACGCCACTTCGAATCGATGCAATCTATTCGCGAGCCACGCAACGCCGTTTGCCGGATGATTGAGCACCCCGGCCGCCACGCCCGTCTCTTCGACCGCCCCGTTGCGCGACATGATCGCCGCGACCCAGCGCAAATCGACGTCGTACGGGCGCACGGGCCGGCCGCCTAGCACGACGCCGGCGCATGCCGCGTTGTCGGCGATCGTGTCGAATACTTTGCGCGGCCGTTTCGTATCGGGATCGATCGAATGGCTGCGCGCATCGATGATCTCGAGCGCCGGCGTCACGTAATCGACGGCATCGTAGACGTCGTAAATCGTGCAATCGGGCCCGACGAGCCGCTTGCCGAGCACGAAGGCGAGTTCGACCTCCACGCGCGGGACGATGAAGCGCTCGACGGCAATCGTGCTTCCCTCGGCGAAAAACATGTCGTCGAGCAATGCGCCGAAGTCGGGCTCGTCGATCTGCGACGTCGACTGCATCGCCTTCGAGGTCAAGCCGATTTTGTGCCCCTTCAAGGTTCTCCCCTCGCCGAGCTTCATGGCGATCCATGCGCGTTGTATCGCATAGGCATCCTCGATCGTGATGTCGGGGTAGTCCAACGACAACTGTCGAATCTGACGGCACTCGTGTTCGGCATCGTGCAAGCGCCGAGCGAGCGCATCGATCGTGTTCGCGTTCAACATGGCGGCCTGAGCCTCGTATTTGAAGTGATTCGTGCGATCGTGCCTCGACACTCAACGTTCGCGGCGAAATCGATCGTGAATGTTGTTGCGCTTATGACTGCCGCTTTCGTTGAATTCCACGAGTTCGAGCGAAAGCGCAAGATAACGTCGAGAAAACGCGTCGGCGAAATGCGCCTTGACCGCGTCGAACAGCGTATCGCACGTGCGCTTCTTGACCGCATCGGCACGGCCCGCGCCGATTTTTAGCGTGACGTGAACGAACGCATCGTCCTCTTTGCCGTCCGCGACGCGATAGTTGTGCAGTTCAATCGCACGCGAGCGAATGCCGCCGGTCGGATACACGCCGTCTTGTGCGATCAGCGTGCCGTTGATCGTCTCGAGCAGCACGGGAATGCGTGCATCGGCACCGAGGTTGTCCGTATATTCGACGATGACGTGCGGCATGATTAGGACTCCTATCGATCAATATTGATCAATGTCGATCGATCAAGTGGGAAAATCGCGTTGATCTGCCCTGTTCCCGAACTCGCGAAGTAATCGGTAACGATCTCGACCGGTTTGTCATAACGATCCCATCCAAGCAGGCCGAGCAGCATCGCGGTATCGTGCATGCCGCCTTCTCCGTGGCAATGCTCGCTGTACTCGGGCAACATCTTGCAGAAGGTGGCGAAATCGCCCTGCTTCCATAGGTCCACGACGCGCAGATCGACTTGGCGGAAGAACTCACGGCTGATCGCATGCATCGCCTCGGGCGGGCTGCCGTTGTCGCTGAATCGATGCGAGAGCGAGCCGCTTGCCAGGAACGCGACGTTCGCATCGCTCGCGTCGATGGCCTCGCGCAACGCGGCGCCGAAGCGGCGGCTCTCCTCGAGTTTGTGCCACGCGCACCAGGCCGCGACCGATACGACCTTGAAGCGTTGATCGCTATTCATGTAGCGCATCGGCACGAGCGTGCCGTACTCGAGTTCGAGGCTGTCGATCTCATGCGCGCGTGTAAAGACGCCATGTTCGGTCGCCGTCTTTGCAATCAACCGCCCGAACTCGGGATTGCCGGGATAGGCATAGCGCATGTCTTTGATGAAATGCGGTAGCTCATTGCTCGTATAGGTACCGGCGAAGCGGCCATTGCAATTGACGTGATAGCCGGCGTTGACGAGCCAGTGAACGTCCGCGACGACGATCGTGTCGACGCCGAGTGCACGACATCGTTCGCCGATG
The sequence above is a segment of the Trinickia acidisoli genome. Coding sequences within it:
- the hpaH gene encoding 2-oxo-hept-4-ene-1,7-dioate hydratase, translated to MLNANTIDALARRLHDAEHECRQIRQLSLDYPDITIEDAYAIQRAWIAMKLGEGRTLKGHKIGLTSKAMQSTSQIDEPDFGALLDDMFFAEGSTIAVERFIVPRVEVELAFVLGKRLVGPDCTIYDVYDAVDYVTPALEIIDARSHSIDPDTKRPRKVFDTIADNAACAGVVLGGRPVRPYDVDLRWVAAIMSRNGAVEETGVAAGVLNHPANGVAWLANRLHRFEVALEPGQIILGGSFTRPCAARKGDTFHVDYGPLGSIGCYFG
- a CDS encoding 5-carboxymethyl-2-hydroxymuconate Delta-isomerase, with protein sequence MPHVIVEYTDNLGADARIPVLLETINGTLIAQDGVYPTGGIRSRAIELHNYRVADGKEDDAFVHVTLKIGAGRADAVKKRTCDTLFDAVKAHFADAFSRRYLALSLELVEFNESGSHKRNNIHDRFRRER
- the hpaD gene encoding 3,4-dihydroxyphenylacetate 2,3-dioxygenase → MGKLSLAAKVTHVPSLYLSELPGPDHGCRAAAIEGHRIIGERCRALGVDTIVVADVHWLVNAGYHVNCNGRFAGTYTSNELPHFIKDMRYAYPGNPEFGRLIAKTATEHGVFTRAHEIDSLELEYGTLVPMRYMNSDQRFKVVSVAAWCAWHKLEESRRFGAALREAIDASDANVAFLASGSLSHRFSDNGSPPEAMHAISREFFRQVDLRVVDLWKQGDFATFCKMLPEYSEHCHGEGGMHDTAMLLGLLGWDRYDKPVEIVTDYFASSGTGQINAIFPLDRSTLINIDR